One window of Stenotrophomonas indicatrix genomic DNA carries:
- a CDS encoding dicarboxylate/amino acid:cation symporter: MKLVSAWLRIPFWQRVVGGFVLGALAGWALGPAAETWFGPLGELYVTLIKMIAVPLVFFAVINAISSLHGQKSVAALSGRTFLWFVITATLAVCVGLGVGTVLQPGAGGLQLSMASNYVPREVPSVVQVLLDVVPSNVFYALSGIGTKVNAAGETVLAAGRGSILPVIFFAGLVGFAIVKLGEKVTEARKLVGQMSDIMIQVTRFVLEVTPIGTFGLIAGLVGSYGFEKLLPLGHFVLALYVACALHIVVVYSALLLAHGLNPLKFFRGAAPGMQVAFVSSSSFAAMPVALRSITHNLGVNKDYGSFAVPLGASIKMDGCGAIYPALCAVFIAQYSGVPLTPEQYVVVLIASVLGSFGTAGVPGTAVIMATVVLSAANLPLETIGYLYAIDRILDMMRTMTNVTGQMLVPVLVAKETGLLDQTVYDNPSTNVGIDDPDPSPPRA; this comes from the coding sequence ATGAAGCTGGTCTCTGCCTGGCTGCGGATTCCATTCTGGCAGCGCGTGGTCGGTGGCTTCGTGCTTGGTGCGTTGGCCGGCTGGGCGCTTGGCCCGGCGGCTGAAACCTGGTTCGGCCCGCTCGGCGAGCTGTACGTGACCCTGATCAAGATGATCGCGGTGCCGCTGGTGTTCTTCGCGGTCATCAACGCGATCTCTTCGCTGCACGGCCAGAAATCGGTGGCCGCGCTCAGCGGGCGCACGTTCCTGTGGTTCGTGATCACTGCCACGCTCGCGGTATGCGTGGGCCTGGGCGTGGGTACGGTGCTGCAGCCCGGCGCCGGTGGCCTGCAGCTGTCGATGGCCAGCAACTATGTTCCGCGCGAAGTGCCCAGCGTGGTGCAGGTGTTGCTGGATGTGGTGCCGTCCAACGTGTTCTACGCGCTGTCGGGTATCGGCACCAAGGTCAACGCAGCGGGTGAGACGGTGCTGGCGGCGGGCCGTGGTTCGATCCTGCCGGTGATCTTCTTCGCAGGCCTGGTCGGCTTTGCCATCGTCAAGCTCGGCGAGAAAGTGACCGAAGCACGCAAGCTGGTCGGGCAGATGAGCGACATCATGATCCAGGTGACCCGCTTCGTGCTGGAAGTCACCCCGATCGGCACCTTCGGCCTGATCGCCGGCCTGGTCGGCAGCTATGGTTTCGAGAAGCTGCTGCCGCTGGGCCACTTCGTGCTGGCGCTGTACGTGGCCTGCGCGCTGCACATCGTGGTGGTGTACAGCGCGCTGCTGCTGGCGCATGGCCTGAACCCGCTGAAGTTCTTCCGCGGCGCGGCGCCGGGCATGCAGGTGGCCTTCGTCAGCTCCTCCAGCTTCGCGGCGATGCCGGTCGCGCTGCGTTCGATCACCCACAACCTGGGCGTGAACAAGGACTACGGTTCGTTCGCGGTGCCGCTGGGCGCGAGCATCAAGATGGACGGCTGCGGTGCGATCTATCCGGCGCTGTGCGCGGTGTTCATTGCCCAGTACAGCGGTGTGCCGCTGACGCCGGAGCAGTACGTGGTGGTGCTGATCGCTTCGGTGCTGGGCAGCTTCGGCACTGCCGGCGTGCCGGGTACGGCGGTGATCATGGCGACGGTGGTGCTGAGCGCGGCCAACCTGCCGCTGGAAACCATCGGCTATCTGTACGCGATCGACCGTATCCTGGACATGATGCGCACGATGACCAACGTGACGGGCCAGATGCTGGTGCCGGTGCTGGTGGCCAAGGAAACCGGCCTGCTCGACCAGACGGTGTACGACAACCCGTCCACCAACGTCGGCATCGATGATCCCGACCCGAGCCCGCCGCGCGCCTGA